A section of the Cydia splendana chromosome 1, ilCydSple1.2, whole genome shotgun sequence genome encodes:
- the LOC134796088 gene encoding uncharacterized protein LOC134796088, protein MMKQALSIVLGGILSTSLVAFDYLLGNGFTGMLQTMFCKCFCFVKRTLRDQMKSSAAVESNDFSATMFLVEIVALIGTMLLLNRYKIHCFERSITVNKEPDELPGTKKHRLGSPSTDYGSREIDNPQLIKPLNLEIPVMQMAIIDTIGTTRSQPERGDAGDIYNITDSAILSVTSLLDMDFKFQESWREDNIVFGDGNTFQFNKNRYLWDVTEEE, encoded by the exons ATGATGAAGCAGGCTTTAAGCATTGTCTTGGGGGGCATCTTGAGTACCAGCCTTGTAGCCTTCGACTATCTTTTGGGCAATGGCTTCACGGGCATGTTGCAGACGATGTTTTGTAAATGTTTCTGTTTTGTAAAG AGAACTTTAAGAGATCAAAtgaaatcatcggcggcggtaGAATCGAACGATTTCAGTGCCACTATGTTCTTGGTGGAAATTGTTGCTTTAATCGGTACCATGCTG ttACTGAACAGATACAAGATACACTGCTTTGAACGGTCAATTACAGTCAACAAAGAGCCGGATGAGTTACCGGGAACGAAGAAACATAGATTG GGGAGTCCGTCGACTGATTACGGTTCTCGAGAGATAGACAACCCACAGCTGATCAAGCCTTTAAACCTGGAGATACCTGTGATGCAAATGGCTATTATAGAT ACCATCGGAACCACCCGCAGTCAGCCTGAGCGCGGAGATGCTGGCGACATTTACAACATCACCGACTCTGCTATTCTCTCTGTCACCTCTTTGCTGGATATGGATTTCAA gtTTCAAGAATCATGGCGTGAAGATAATATTGTTTTTGGAGATGGTAACACATTTCaatttaacaaaaatagataCCTCTGGGATGTCACCGAGGAAGAATAG